The Aureibacter tunicatorum genome includes a window with the following:
- a CDS encoding M48 family metallopeptidase: MKDFYDAIGLNDKLEPNRYSGNIHVKRNKLVFSTESHLIELPLKDLKINFGGTGNRLIYFSHVDWPDWHFHTSDSDILNDPNLANNDFVQEQVKAIHKTFNIRKSIIYGLPTLAIFLVLSIFLFKGLIIEKVAKSVPFKYEKMLSEHLVDIATYSQEIVKDDSLNHKFDNRIQSLVKHTEEGFQFEFHMVINEEVNAFALPGGTVIINTGLLEHAESWEEVLGVMAHEISHVTERHHIRSMLNQIGIFDLLAIYLGDESLLVNSIFHYADNLETLSYSRDFESEADNNGLNLLLTANINPDGMIQFFNSLGNSEIQSLKILDFLSTHPNSTERSNTLAMSLENHTANKKQDFANQPDYSIFKNILQDYLSSN; encoded by the coding sequence ACAAGCTTGAACCCAATAGATATTCTGGAAATATACATGTCAAACGAAATAAACTTGTGTTTTCCACCGAAAGCCACCTTATAGAACTTCCACTCAAAGATTTGAAAATCAACTTTGGAGGGACCGGCAATAGATTAATATACTTTTCACATGTCGATTGGCCTGACTGGCATTTTCATACTAGCGACAGCGATATCCTCAACGATCCCAATTTAGCCAATAATGATTTTGTTCAAGAACAAGTGAAAGCCATACATAAGACTTTCAACATAAGGAAAAGTATTATCTACGGTTTGCCTACGCTTGCGATATTTTTGGTTTTAAGTATTTTTCTATTCAAAGGTTTAATCATCGAGAAAGTCGCTAAGTCCGTGCCTTTTAAATATGAAAAAATGCTTAGCGAGCATTTGGTCGATATAGCAACTTATTCACAAGAAATAGTCAAAGACGACAGCCTTAATCATAAGTTTGACAATCGAATTCAATCTCTAGTAAAACATACAGAAGAAGGTTTTCAATTTGAATTCCATATGGTAATTAACGAAGAGGTGAATGCCTTCGCTTTGCCTGGTGGAACAGTCATCATCAATACTGGACTATTGGAACATGCGGAAAGTTGGGAGGAAGTGCTCGGAGTAATGGCTCATGAGATTTCCCATGTTACTGAAAGACATCACATAAGAAGCATGTTAAATCAAATTGGAATTTTCGATTTATTGGCGATATACTTGGGAGATGAATCTTTGCTGGTCAACTCGATATTTCATTATGCCGACAACCTTGAAACGCTTAGTTATTCTAGAGATTTTGAAAGCGAAGCCGACAATAACGGGTTGAATTTGCTCTTAACAGCTAATATCAATCCTGATGGCATGATCCAGTTCTTCAACTCACTGGGAAATTCAGAAATACAGTCTTTAAAAATACTCGATTTCTTAAGCACTCACCCAAACTCAACAGAAAGATCCAACACATTGGCTATGAGTTTGGAAAACCACACAGCAAATAAAAAACAAGACTTCGCAAATCAACCAGACTATTCAATTTTTAAAAATATTCTTCAAGATTATTTATCATCAAATTAA
- a CDS encoding TIGR00266 family protein produces the protein MKITLNGQPAFAYVDIDIAPGETLIAESDAMASMSTRIGVEPKLNGGFFKGIARKFLGGESLFVNHFNNASSEPQRLTITQGVPGDMIVKELNDEKIYLQPGAYICSTPDVNIGIEYAGLNSFIAKEGLFRLVASGTGTIVYGAYGGLIEKQVTGEFIVDTSHLVSYEPQLKLKTQLSGSLISSLTSGEGFVTRIEGTGKIVIQTRSLTGLASWVNRFFH, from the coding sequence ATGAAAATCACGCTTAATGGCCAACCAGCTTTTGCCTACGTTGACATAGACATAGCGCCCGGAGAAACTCTTATAGCTGAGTCAGACGCTATGGCTAGCATGTCCACTCGTATCGGGGTAGAGCCAAAGCTCAATGGAGGCTTTTTCAAAGGTATCGCTAGAAAATTCCTTGGAGGAGAAAGCCTTTTCGTCAATCATTTCAATAATGCGTCATCAGAACCTCAAAGATTAACAATCACACAAGGTGTTCCCGGCGACATGATCGTAAAAGAGTTGAATGACGAGAAAATATATCTTCAACCTGGCGCATACATATGCTCAACGCCAGATGTCAACATCGGCATTGAATACGCTGGTCTTAACTCCTTTATCGCCAAAGAAGGGCTCTTCAGATTAGTCGCTTCAGGAACCGGAACCATTGTATACGGAGCTTATGGAGGACTTATCGAAAAGCAAGTAACTGGCGAGTTCATTGTAGACACGAGTCACTTGGTTTCTTACGAACCTCAACTAAAATTAAAAACACAATTATCCGGCAGTCTGATTTCAAGCCTTACCAGCGGAGAAGGTTTTGTGACGCGAATAGAAGGCACTGGTAAAATCGTAATTCAAACAAGAAGCTTAACAGGGTTGGCTTCATGGGTAAATCGCTTTTTTCATTAA
- a CDS encoding TIGR00266 family protein: protein MNIDIEMRPGASVANISMEPGDKLTAEAGAMIAMSEGISMTTSTYQKKKGGILSGIKRMISGESFFLNHYETSSNQGNLYLSATFSGDMFTHKIEGNGLTIQGTSYVASTPGVQVDLDWQGLRGIFSGEGMFWIKTSGEGDIIINSYGAIYSVDIEDEYIVDSGHIVAFENSLSYEVTKVGNSWLSSFLGGEGLVCKFKGKGKLWCQSHNPSSLGNALSPMLKPRK, encoded by the coding sequence ATGAACATAGACATTGAAATGAGACCTGGAGCTTCTGTTGCGAATATATCAATGGAACCGGGAGATAAATTAACGGCTGAAGCTGGGGCGATGATTGCCATGAGCGAAGGTATCTCAATGACTACCTCGACTTATCAAAAGAAAAAAGGCGGTATCTTAAGCGGTATAAAAAGAATGATTTCAGGAGAAAGCTTTTTCTTGAACCATTATGAGACTAGCTCGAATCAAGGCAATCTCTACTTGTCAGCGACATTTTCAGGTGACATGTTTACGCATAAGATTGAAGGAAACGGGCTTACCATTCAAGGAACATCATATGTCGCATCTACCCCTGGAGTTCAAGTTGACCTTGACTGGCAAGGGTTGAGAGGAATCTTCTCGGGAGAAGGGATGTTTTGGATCAAAACCAGCGGAGAGGGAGATATTATCATCAACTCTTACGGCGCTATATACAGTGTGGATATTGAAGACGAGTATATTGTGGACTCCGGACATATAGTAGCATTTGAAAATTCGCTGAGCTATGAAGTAACCAAAGTAGGAAACAGCTGGCTAAGCTCTTTTCTTGGAGGCGAGGGCTTGGTTTGCAAATTCAAAGGAAAAGGCAAACTTTGGTGCCAATCCCATAATCCTTCTTCATTAGGCAATGCCCTATCACCTATGTTAAAGCCTAGAAAATAA
- a CDS encoding TIGR00266 family protein encodes MMETANIEIKQGLDFDIQCRPDYSFLTVKIPSQQTLRVEASAMATMDTNINMKTKMKGGLGRLLTGESLFINEFTAQNGSGEIGIAPASAGDMEHVYLDGESIYLQNSAFVASSMDVKTETKFQGLSKTFFSGEGMFLIKCSGQGDLWFNSYGGIIPIDVNGGYVVDTGHIVGFTEGLEYDITKVGGYKSLFFSGEGFVCRFRGQGKVWIQTRKVMPFAYWLHPFRPKKGK; translated from the coding sequence ATGATGGAAACAGCTAATATAGAAATAAAACAAGGACTTGACTTTGACATTCAATGCAGGCCTGATTATTCATTTTTAACGGTAAAAATTCCTTCTCAACAAACGTTAAGAGTCGAAGCTTCCGCCATGGCTACCATGGACACCAATATCAACATGAAAACCAAGATGAAAGGCGGACTTGGAAGACTTCTAACGGGAGAATCCCTCTTTATCAATGAGTTCACCGCTCAAAATGGAAGCGGAGAGATTGGCATAGCTCCGGCATCGGCAGGCGATATGGAACATGTGTATCTGGATGGAGAGTCAATATATCTGCAAAACTCAGCTTTTGTAGCTTCCAGCATGGATGTGAAAACGGAAACGAAATTTCAAGGACTGAGCAAGACATTCTTTTCAGGTGAAGGCATGTTTTTGATAAAATGCTCAGGACAAGGCGATCTATGGTTCAATAGCTATGGCGGTATTATTCCTATCGATGTTAACGGAGGTTATGTAGTTGATACTGGACACATTGTTGGGTTTACTGAAGGTCTGGAATATGACATCACAAAAGTCGGCGGCTACAAATCGCTTTTCTTCTCGGGAGAAGGCTTTGTGTGTAGATTCAGAGGCCAAGGAAAAGTATGGATCCAAACTCGCAAGGTTATGCCTTTCGCTTATTGGTTGCATCCATTCAGACCCAAAAAAGGAAAGTAG
- a CDS encoding DUF5995 family protein, with protein MPSSILDETVDQLTSIIDLCIEEESPLGYFPALYRQVTLNVRKAVQNREFEDNERMEKMVHGFANMYIEAFHQFKRGEKPSLPWKIALESGTVNRIPALMHLILGMNAHINYDLAIASVNTAGSSSIKSFQSDFFKINEILGAMIDSVQESLSRVSLIIWLVDKLFRKGDEKLAGFSMDIARDKAWDMAKIITFCSEEGQNDYLQMRQEKVQSFAEKLLKDTKSVYRWVWKFESGYKPSTIIKSISK; from the coding sequence ATGCCAAGCTCTATTTTAGATGAAACAGTTGATCAATTAACTTCGATCATTGATTTGTGCATAGAGGAAGAGAGTCCTTTGGGCTATTTTCCTGCTTTGTATAGACAAGTAACATTGAATGTGCGAAAGGCGGTTCAAAATCGCGAGTTTGAAGACAATGAGAGAATGGAAAAGATGGTGCATGGTTTTGCAAACATGTATATTGAGGCTTTTCATCAATTCAAGAGAGGGGAGAAGCCGTCATTGCCTTGGAAAATTGCTTTGGAATCAGGAACTGTGAATAGGATACCCGCTTTAATGCACTTGATCCTAGGAATGAATGCGCACATTAATTATGATTTGGCTATTGCATCAGTCAATACAGCAGGGAGCTCTAGTATAAAGTCTTTTCAGTCCGATTTTTTCAAAATTAACGAAATATTAGGAGCAATGATCGATTCCGTTCAGGAGAGTCTATCAAGAGTATCTTTGATTATTTGGCTGGTTGACAAACTATTCCGAAAAGGGGATGAAAAATTGGCCGGTTTTAGCATGGATATAGCCAGAGACAAGGCTTGGGATATGGCTAAGATCATAACTTTTTGCAGCGAAGAGGGACAAAATGATTATTTGCAAATGCGACAAGAAAAGGTGCAAAGTTTTGCTGAAAAACTGCTTAAAGACACTAAATCTGTATATCGTTGGGTATGGAAATTCGAGAGTGGGTATAAGCCTTCAACGATTATTAAATCCATATCGAAATAA
- a CDS encoding OmpA family protein, producing MKKWILLTSILLSSLGLKAQYHQVEQVVETASECEEIRPILSDDGKVLYFLRNLCNQSTQQNIWYTEVKNGKWTDPFKADNLNNDYNNSIVGASRDGKLYLVNQYAGANKMGIDKGIVRASYDKDEYRWLFEEDIVEFKKAFGIKGKLGYSDYYVSLDGNTLIMTADLEGAGHEDLYISYRENRYLAWSSLEKMSDEINSKANEFSPFLSRDGKSLFFSSDREGLGSADIYVTELDEDGNWGTATMLPEPINSVFFDAYYFENDHGIFFSSNRNGELADIYRTARIVEKDTLVENTIIDEEEEVKVVAPKEFVVYFDMNASSVENAQVEKIKNFISTYVEVLPKKVRIYGFADPVGSDKYNARLSKKRAKSVAKYLEKQSFEILEVEGKGVLNEDNARKVVISFE from the coding sequence ATGAAAAAGTGGATATTATTGACTTCTATATTATTGTCAAGCCTAGGCTTGAAAGCTCAATATCATCAAGTAGAGCAGGTTGTTGAAACAGCTTCGGAATGCGAGGAAATCCGTCCTATACTTTCTGATGACGGGAAAGTACTTTATTTCTTAAGAAATCTGTGCAACCAGTCCACTCAACAAAATATATGGTATACGGAGGTGAAGAATGGAAAATGGACAGACCCATTCAAGGCTGATAATTTGAACAATGACTACAATAATTCCATCGTAGGTGCAAGCAGGGATGGCAAGTTGTATTTGGTGAATCAATATGCTGGAGCCAATAAAATGGGCATAGACAAGGGAATTGTCAGGGCTAGCTATGACAAGGATGAGTACCGATGGTTGTTTGAAGAGGATATTGTTGAGTTTAAGAAAGCCTTTGGAATTAAAGGCAAATTAGGATATTCAGATTACTATGTTTCGCTTGATGGCAATACTCTGATTATGACTGCCGACTTGGAAGGCGCTGGTCATGAGGACTTGTATATAAGCTATAGAGAAAATCGTTATTTGGCTTGGTCATCGCTGGAAAAAATGTCGGATGAAATCAATTCGAAGGCTAATGAATTTTCCCCGTTTTTAAGCAGGGATGGCAAGAGCTTGTTTTTCTCATCGGATAGAGAAGGCTTAGGCAGCGCTGATATATATGTTACAGAGCTTGATGAAGATGGCAATTGGGGAACAGCAACGATGCTTCCTGAACCGATAAATTCCGTTTTTTTTGACGCTTATTATTTTGAGAATGATCATGGGATTTTCTTTTCAAGCAATAGAAATGGAGAATTAGCTGATATATATAGAACGGCTCGAATTGTCGAAAAAGACACTTTAGTTGAGAACACGATAATCGATGAGGAAGAGGAGGTTAAAGTCGTTGCTCCGAAGGAATTTGTTGTTTACTTTGATATGAATGCTTCTAGTGTGGAAAATGCCCAGGTTGAGAAAATCAAGAATTTTATTTCGACTTATGTGGAAGTATTGCCTAAAAAGGTTCGAATTTATGGATTCGCAGATCCTGTTGGTAGCGATAAGTATAATGCGCGATTGTCCAAGAAAAGGGCGAAAAGCGTTGCCAAATACTTGGAAAAGCAGTCGTTTGAAATTCTTGAAGTTGAAGGAAAAGGTGTGTTGAATGAGGATAATGCTAGAAAAGTAGTGATATCATTTGAATAG
- a CDS encoding type IX secretion system membrane protein PorP/SprF, protein MKKFYILSVIILMAMSWKFAQAQSQTPFFLKYQNPQLINPGYSAIDDALSGHAGIKMTPTENETFQTYFVNVDFRIPFKENLDEPIMNTRRGSSTGKVIEEQKSQVYKNGSRYHGFSLAVISDNYFDMNQTQGQLAYAYHMPVSLKSKLSAGLGLKFMRNNFTNSSWWVRDENDRVYEDVVSNEPVGSDMYLSGGIVWHGKDFFLSFSTDQSIYRSENSFGSVEPQNSFTFGAGKSIRLSRRLDWDNSFFLGVQNEYIEPVLNSHFRFDNQLSFGGQFDFRAYSSFDVSYRFGKSLEANYVFVMPMQTKNSLKGHLIGIKYRLGNSQEALKSVW, encoded by the coding sequence ATGAAGAAATTCTACATATTATCAGTAATCATTTTGATGGCAATGTCATGGAAGTTCGCGCAAGCGCAGAGTCAGACGCCTTTTTTCTTAAAATATCAAAATCCGCAATTGATCAATCCCGGTTACTCTGCGATTGACGACGCTCTTTCAGGGCATGCAGGGATTAAGATGACACCTACGGAAAACGAAACCTTCCAAACTTATTTTGTCAATGTCGACTTTCGCATTCCATTTAAGGAAAATTTGGATGAACCGATCATGAACACTCGTAGAGGAAGCAGTACAGGTAAAGTTATCGAAGAGCAAAAAAGCCAAGTGTATAAAAATGGAAGTCGTTATCACGGATTTTCATTGGCTGTTATCAGCGATAATTACTTTGATATGAATCAAACTCAAGGACAGTTGGCCTATGCATATCATATGCCGGTTAGTTTGAAATCGAAGCTTTCAGCTGGTTTGGGCTTAAAATTCATGAGAAATAATTTCACGAATTCTTCTTGGTGGGTGAGGGATGAAAATGATCGTGTATATGAAGATGTGGTTAGTAACGAGCCTGTGGGGTCTGATATGTATTTAAGTGGTGGAATTGTATGGCATGGCAAAGATTTCTTTTTGAGCTTTTCCACTGATCAATCTATTTATAGATCTGAAAATTCTTTTGGCAGTGTTGAGCCTCAAAATAGTTTTACCTTCGGAGCTGGTAAAAGCATAAGGCTATCAAGAAGGCTTGATTGGGACAATTCATTCTTTTTAGGAGTTCAAAATGAATATATCGAGCCGGTGCTGAATTCGCATTTCAGATTCGACAATCAATTGTCATTTGGCGGTCAATTTGACTTTAGGGCTTATTCATCATTTGATGTGTCATATCGTTTTGGGAAATCTTTGGAAGCGAATTATGTTTTTGTCATGCCTATGCAAACGAAAAATTCTTTAAAGGGGCATTTGATAGGCATAAAATACAGATTGGGTAATAGTCAGGAAGCATTAAAAAGCGTATGGTAA
- a CDS encoding gliding motility-associated C-terminal domain-containing protein produces MNNKMHWLFTAIITIQALAGWGQSSPFGEVPEQEAFEGRKFEYEFELLNSPPNGEQWLFRLDMQSLEKGIVLQSMTSPVINWSPGEEDNGIHEVTVFASSSIGDFESSLRIRVVEVNSAPSFTISKKILEQLEDDGSVVYENFVMDLFDGDQGLQKMEFILSATNLEMFAQEPFIDAETRQLRFELAPNQNGISEIMVYLKDNGGTDHGGIDFSATDKFFINVIPVNDPPQIKHDGDIEIYANENLDEIKFSVIDPDKDDEVSLVFDFIDENEIIYPESIELEKQEDGYVIWLENKHGKSGQAVLKLLASDGGFENAQDSIVISILPIEIDPDIPTMFTPNDDGVNDDWEIHNLDAYENNEVSVYTRHGKLVFHTKYYNIENRWNGKGQNTGLVSEGVHVYKIDLGNGTVLEGSVLVKK; encoded by the coding sequence ATGAATAATAAAATGCATTGGTTGTTTACGGCAATCATAACTATTCAAGCTTTGGCTGGGTGGGGACAATCGAGTCCGTTTGGAGAGGTTCCAGAGCAAGAAGCTTTTGAGGGACGTAAATTTGAGTATGAGTTTGAATTATTGAATAGCCCTCCAAATGGGGAACAGTGGCTGTTTCGATTGGATATGCAGTCTTTGGAAAAAGGCATAGTATTGCAAAGCATGACAAGCCCTGTGATAAATTGGAGTCCAGGGGAGGAGGATAATGGCATTCATGAAGTTACTGTATTTGCTAGTTCTTCCATTGGAGATTTTGAAAGTAGTCTCAGAATTCGAGTTGTGGAAGTGAATTCAGCTCCAAGTTTTACTATTTCCAAAAAGATATTGGAACAGCTCGAGGATGACGGTAGCGTTGTTTATGAAAATTTTGTGATGGATCTCTTTGACGGAGACCAAGGGCTTCAAAAAATGGAATTTATTCTTTCCGCTACCAACTTGGAGATGTTTGCTCAAGAGCCTTTTATTGACGCAGAAACCAGGCAGTTAAGATTTGAGCTTGCTCCGAATCAAAATGGGATATCGGAAATAATGGTTTACTTGAAAGACAATGGAGGCACTGACCATGGAGGAATTGATTTCAGCGCTACGGATAAGTTTTTTATCAATGTTATTCCTGTCAATGATCCACCACAGATCAAGCATGATGGAGATATTGAGATTTATGCCAATGAGAATTTGGATGAAATAAAGTTTTCGGTGATAGATCCTGACAAGGATGACGAGGTCTCGTTGGTTTTTGACTTTATTGATGAGAATGAAATTATTTATCCTGAGTCAATTGAGTTGGAGAAGCAGGAAGATGGTTATGTTATATGGTTGGAAAATAAGCATGGAAAATCGGGACAAGCGGTATTGAAATTGCTGGCTTCGGATGGAGGGTTTGAGAATGCCCAAGATAGTATTGTGATTAGTATTCTGCCTATTGAAATCGATCCGGATATTCCCACTATGTTCACTCCCAACGACGATGGAGTAAACGATGATTGGGAAATACATAATCTTGATGCTTATGAAAACAATGAAGTGAGTGTGTATACTCGTCATGGGAAATTGGTGTTTCACACTAAATACTACAACATCGAAAATCGCTGGAATGGCAAAGGCCAAAATACGGGCTTGGTGTCAGAAGGCGTGCATGTATATAAAATTGATTTAGGAAATGGGACAGTGCTAGAAGGTTCTGTGTTGGTGAAAAAATAA
- a CDS encoding DcaP family trimeric outer membrane transporter, which yields MNSIFKNFLFVALLFCFCHYASAQEHVPLHQTKKQRSGVKDLVIHTEGSQKIDTTLVKDVFKKDIPKVFNAPGIPRFTIIGKEGKYYLGLGGYVKASLAYDFDGAINNPVDFIVSDITVPEISGQKQILQLSAITSNFFLNFVRYHGKHKYSAYLNGNFTGPNNSFQIQYAYVTFNNWSIGFNATLFSDVGASVPTVDFEGPNGFTFIRNTTLSYAKSFNSKWAMGISLEAPFSSATYSEHTKSSYQNVPEVPGYVQYSWDNKHSWIRITGLFKAIGYRDLVEETERHKIGWGIKASGKANLTKDKLTLYYQLVRGEGISTYIQDLYELGIDYVPNGNDPGKLETVKTWAGYAGIEYHITSKLFTSCTYSHARVFLPKGYSDDLQYGYGQYFVANIFMNIRPTVQVALEYVYGKRTDQDQASNHANRVQTMIQFNF from the coding sequence ATGAATTCCATATTCAAAAATTTTCTTTTTGTAGCATTGCTATTTTGCTTCTGCCATTACGCATCAGCGCAGGAACATGTGCCTTTGCACCAAACGAAAAAACAACGCAGCGGAGTAAAAGACTTAGTCATCCATACAGAGGGGAGCCAAAAAATCGACACAACATTAGTCAAAGACGTGTTCAAAAAAGACATCCCGAAAGTATTTAACGCGCCGGGCATACCTCGTTTCACAATTATTGGAAAAGAAGGGAAATACTATCTAGGCTTGGGTGGATATGTCAAAGCCAGCCTGGCTTACGACTTTGACGGAGCAATAAACAACCCTGTTGACTTTATAGTCAGCGATATCACAGTGCCGGAAATCAGTGGCCAAAAACAAATACTCCAACTATCTGCCATTACCAGCAACTTCTTCTTGAATTTTGTTCGATATCACGGCAAGCACAAATACAGCGCTTATCTCAACGGAAATTTCACTGGCCCAAATAATTCATTTCAAATCCAATACGCTTATGTAACATTCAATAATTGGTCTATTGGATTCAATGCGACACTGTTTTCCGATGTTGGAGCTTCCGTGCCAACAGTAGATTTTGAAGGTCCTAATGGATTCACTTTCATCAGAAACACAACCCTCTCTTATGCCAAATCATTCAATAGCAAATGGGCAATGGGAATATCACTAGAAGCTCCATTTTCCAGCGCAACCTATTCCGAACATACTAAAAGCTCTTATCAAAACGTACCCGAAGTGCCTGGCTACGTCCAATACTCTTGGGACAATAAACATTCTTGGATAAGAATCACGGGATTATTTAAAGCTATCGGATATCGTGACCTAGTTGAAGAGACTGAACGACACAAGATCGGGTGGGGAATTAAGGCTAGCGGCAAAGCAAATTTAACCAAAGACAAATTAACACTCTATTATCAGCTGGTTAGAGGAGAAGGCATCTCAACATACATTCAAGATCTGTATGAATTAGGAATTGACTATGTTCCGAACGGAAACGATCCTGGCAAATTGGAAACGGTAAAAACATGGGCAGGATATGCCGGAATAGAATATCACATAACGTCAAAATTATTTACTTCATGCACTTACAGCCATGCAAGGGTTTTTCTTCCCAAAGGCTATTCCGATGATTTACAATATGGATACGGTCAATATTTCGTAGCCAATATATTTATGAATATACGTCCAACCGTCCAAGTCGCATTAGAATATGTTTATGGCAAAAGAACTGATCAAGACCAAGCTTCCAATCATGCCAATCGAGTGCAAACGATGATACAATTCAACTTCTAG
- a CDS encoding glutamate decarboxylase, translating into MTHKKVSLTNLDYDEQFITPAYGQRAMDSDIPKYELPAQSLPPRTAYDLIKDELMLDGNSRMNLATFVSTWMEPEAVQLMSETFDKNMIDKDEYPQTAELEKRCVNILARLWNSPAHEEATGCSTIGSSEACMLGGMAMKWKWRERMAAKGKATDKPNIVMGVNVQICWEKFARYWDVEARLIPMEKDSYKITAEEVLKYVDENTIGVVAIMGTTFTGEYENVKEINDALEDLNTKTGWDIPIHVDGASGAFIAPFIQPEIEWDFRLKWVKSINTSGHKYGLVYPGVGWIIWRDSNELPDDLVFNVNYLGGQMPTFAINFSRPGSQIIAQYYNFIRLGHEGYRSIQQNSSDIAQYLAKKIADLGPFQLISDGSDIPVFTFALKKIENYSLFDFTAKLRERGWLIPAYSMPENIEDLVIARIVVKEGFSKDTANLLLEDIKRAVKHFESKKSMKPTLKGGSFHH; encoded by the coding sequence ATGACTCACAAAAAAGTTTCTCTAACCAACTTAGATTATGATGAGCAATTCATTACTCCTGCTTATGGCCAAAGAGCGATGGATTCAGATATTCCAAAATACGAGTTGCCTGCCCAAAGCCTGCCTCCAAGAACTGCTTATGACCTGATCAAAGATGAATTAATGTTGGATGGCAATTCGAGGATGAATTTGGCGACATTTGTATCTACTTGGATGGAGCCGGAAGCAGTGCAGCTAATGTCGGAAACATTCGACAAAAACATGATCGACAAAGATGAATATCCTCAAACAGCCGAACTGGAGAAAAGGTGCGTCAATATACTTGCTAGACTTTGGAACTCTCCTGCTCACGAAGAAGCCACAGGCTGTTCAACAATAGGCTCTAGTGAAGCATGCATGCTGGGAGGAATGGCCATGAAATGGAAGTGGAGAGAAAGAATGGCTGCCAAAGGCAAAGCCACTGACAAACCCAATATAGTAATGGGTGTTAATGTGCAGATTTGCTGGGAGAAATTTGCAAGGTATTGGGATGTTGAGGCTCGTCTCATCCCCATGGAAAAAGATAGCTACAAGATTACCGCAGAGGAAGTATTGAAATATGTCGATGAAAATACTATTGGAGTAGTAGCCATCATGGGCACTACATTTACAGGTGAATATGAGAATGTTAAAGAAATCAACGACGCTCTCGAAGATCTCAATACGAAAACAGGATGGGATATCCCTATTCATGTGGATGGCGCTTCTGGAGCATTCATTGCTCCTTTCATTCAACCCGAAATCGAATGGGACTTTAGACTCAAATGGGTAAAATCCATCAATACGTCCGGTCATAAATATGGATTGGTTTACCCTGGTGTAGGTTGGATCATATGGAGAGACAGCAATGAGCTTCCTGATGACTTGGTTTTCAATGTTAATTATTTAGGAGGACAAATGCCTACTTTCGCTATCAACTTTTCCAGACCGGGAAGCCAAATCATCGCACAATACTATAATTTCATTAGGCTTGGGCATGAAGGCTATCGAAGCATACAGCAAAACAGCAGCGATATAGCTCAGTACCTTGCCAAAAAAATCGCCGATTTGGGTCCTTTCCAGCTGATAAGCGATGGAAGCGATATTCCTGTTTTCACATTTGCCCTCAAAAAGATTGAAAACTATTCTCTATTTGATTTTACAGCAAAACTCAGAGAAAGAGGGTGGCTGATTCCTGCTTATTCCATGCCTGAAAATATCGAAGACTTAGTCATCGCCAGAATCGTCGTAAAGGAAGGTTTCAGCAAAGATACTGCTAACTTGCTTCTAGAAGATATTAAAAGAGCAGTCAAGCATTTTGAAAGTAAAAAATCTATGAAGCCGACATTAAAAGGAGGCTCCTTTCATCATTAA